A single Paenibacillus sp. FSL R5-0517 DNA region contains:
- a CDS encoding extracellular solute-binding protein, giving the protein MKNRLWGKRVLAVMATATLALPLIAGCTASEAKDTEQRVLRVATMWGGQDDSYFRQQFTDAFELTHPNVTIEIVAAVDQSSMYGYGNTEEQQEVPDTMESLKKIMTGDNPVDVIVADTSTVKSLIQENLVKQLDPLMQEDKFDTTDIVPSVLEGIKDLGDQSIYALTPTFSSSALFYNKGMFEKAGVEPPTDNMTWDDIFNLGTRLTKGEGKDHVFGFTFTTYQGGSPYYSMQQYYSALQLKTFDDKAEKMTVDSPQWEKVWSTISKLAIDKVIPKGDEPQDQNPSGRYDPIQGDLFLSGKAAMAIGDYSYINQLIDANKNADKMKDFTKVDWDVVTPPVHPEAPEIGGSIYLSNLMAINSAAQNPDDAWELIKYMNSEDWAKIKARSSYEMVSRKSFIKPKDGLDYNIQAFYSLKPIPPTNTNLDKMYQKSPGLWQVNEKGMEYFNQVLENKKTPKEALGEWAAKGNEMLEKLKKDPKATFQ; this is encoded by the coding sequence ATGAAGAACAGGTTGTGGGGAAAACGTGTGCTGGCTGTCATGGCTACTGCGACGCTTGCATTGCCGCTGATTGCAGGATGTACGGCAAGTGAGGCGAAGGATACAGAGCAACGTGTATTACGTGTGGCTACTATGTGGGGAGGACAAGACGACAGTTATTTCCGTCAACAATTTACCGATGCTTTTGAGTTGACCCATCCCAATGTAACCATTGAGATTGTAGCTGCCGTTGATCAGAGCAGCATGTATGGGTATGGCAACACCGAAGAACAGCAGGAAGTTCCGGATACGATGGAAAGTCTGAAGAAGATAATGACTGGCGATAATCCGGTTGACGTCATCGTGGCAGATACCTCTACAGTCAAATCATTAATTCAGGAGAATCTGGTGAAACAGCTGGATCCATTAATGCAAGAAGACAAGTTTGATACGACAGACATTGTTCCTAGTGTGCTGGAGGGTATCAAAGATCTGGGGGATCAGAGCATTTATGCATTGACACCAACGTTCTCCTCTTCCGCTTTGTTCTATAACAAGGGCATGTTTGAAAAAGCAGGCGTGGAACCGCCAACGGACAATATGACTTGGGACGATATCTTCAATCTGGGTACCCGACTTACAAAAGGCGAGGGTAAAGATCACGTATTTGGTTTCACCTTCACGACATATCAGGGTGGTTCGCCTTACTACTCCATGCAGCAGTACTATAGCGCGTTGCAACTGAAGACGTTCGATGACAAAGCAGAGAAGATGACCGTAGATTCTCCTCAATGGGAGAAAGTGTGGAGTACCATCAGCAAACTTGCCATTGACAAAGTCATCCCTAAAGGAGACGAACCGCAGGATCAGAATCCTAGCGGACGTTATGATCCAATACAGGGTGACCTGTTCCTGAGCGGCAAGGCAGCCATGGCTATTGGCGATTACAGCTATATTAATCAATTAATTGATGCCAATAAAAATGCAGATAAAATGAAAGACTTTACGAAAGTGGATTGGGATGTAGTTACACCTCCAGTTCACCCGGAAGCTCCTGAAATTGGAGGTAGCATCTACCTGAGCAATCTCATGGCGATCAATAGTGCGGCTCAGAACCCGGATGATGCGTGGGAACTGATCAAGTACATGAACAGTGAAGATTGGGCTAAAATTAAGGCGCGTAGCAGCTATGAGATGGTGTCCCGGAAGAGCTTCATCAAGCCTAAAGATGGCTTGGATTACAACATACAAGCTTTCTATTCTTTGAAGCCGATTCCGCCAACGAATACCAACCTGGATAAAATGTATCAAAAATCCCCAGGTCTATGGCAAGTGAACGAAAAAGGCATGGAATATTTCAATCAGGTTCTCGAGAACAAAAAGACACCAAAAGAAGCACTTGGTGAGTGGGCAGCTAAAGGAAACGAGATGCTGGAAAAATTGAAAAAGGATCCTAAAGCTACGTTTCAATGA